A region of Longimicrobiales bacterium DNA encodes the following proteins:
- a CDS encoding endonuclease/exonuclease/phosphatase family protein, with translation MRFTTAIAALLALFACTSPGRTGSDAVSPPVALRVMTFNIRAGNGDLDRIAGVIRDAAPDIVGLQEVDVHFSPRSNFVDQAATLARTLRMHVRFAHIYDLPPDSAGRQPRRYGVAMLSRYPVLDFRNHELHRLSTVEAEAAPKPRSGFLEALLDVNGTRVRFFNTHLDYRGDPALRTTQVRETLEILGDSRIPTLLVGDLNARPDAGELQPLLARLHDAWGDQADPGYTFPAHAPDRRIDYVLHSDHFRVRSVEVLESTASDHRPVVADLLMRSERE, from the coding sequence ATGCGCTTCACCACCGCAATCGCTGCACTCCTCGCCCTGTTCGCCTGTACGTCACCCGGGCGAACGGGCAGCGACGCGGTATCGCCACCCGTAGCACTGCGCGTGATGACGTTCAACATCCGCGCGGGCAACGGTGACCTGGACCGGATCGCCGGCGTCATTCGCGATGCTGCGCCGGACATCGTCGGTCTCCAGGAGGTGGACGTGCATTTCTCGCCGCGCAGCAACTTCGTCGACCAGGCGGCCACGCTCGCCCGCACGCTCCGGATGCACGTCCGCTTCGCTCACATCTACGACCTGCCGCCGGACAGCGCAGGCAGACAGCCCCGCCGCTACGGCGTCGCAATGCTCAGTCGCTACCCCGTGCTGGATTTCCGCAACCACGAGCTGCACCGGCTCTCCACGGTCGAAGCGGAAGCAGCACCGAAGCCCCGCAGCGGCTTCCTCGAGGCCCTGCTCGACGTGAACGGCACACGCGTTCGCTTCTTCAATACCCACCTCGACTACCGCGGGGACCCGGCACTGCGCACGACGCAGGTCCGCGAAACGCTCGAAATCCTCGGTGACAGCCGCATCCCGACGCTGCTGGTCGGGGATCTGAACGCGCGTCCCGATGCAGGCGAGCTCCAGCCGCTGCTCGCGCGGCTGCACGATGCGTGGGGTGACCAGGCAGATCCGGGCTACACCTTCCCCGCCCACGCACCCGATCGGCGTATCGACTACGTCCTGCACTCGGATCATTTCCGTGTGCGTAGCGTCGAGGTGCTGGAATCGACCGCGTCGGATCACCGACCCGTCGTCGCGGACCTGCTCATGAGGTCGGAACGGGAATGA
- a CDS encoding serine/threonine-protein kinase, which translates to MTDLPTAAEAHALLERVIDLDPGARAAALDEACARRPELRSRVEELLRFADEESTLLDNDPAMVWAALIDDDDERAVTSVGPWRIQRELGRGGMGAVYLAERADGQFEKQVALKLVKRGMDTDEILARFRLERRILAGLEHPHIARLYDGGASEDGRPYLVMELVDGEPITTWCDRHCLGIDERLALFCTICAAVQFAHQKLVVHRDLKPSNIMVAKDGAPKLLDFGIARLLTEDETSSMTRTGVRVLTPEYAAPEQLRGEAVSTAADVYALGAVLFELLTGSGPFGGDRRTMDPDRIAPRPSLLVGPASPDDPVSTAHAAAAARSTTPAKLRRRLEGDLDIITLRALDPDPARRYGSAQQLLDDLERHRAGLPVQARAPTLVYRARKFARRNRAPIVAAALVTIALAGGLASTLWQARTAARERDTADAARRSAEEVMAFLLGMFDSADPLGVRTERTDTMRVRQLVDRGAERVRTELANQPRLQAEMLTMLGRVYSNLGVFESAEEMLEEAVLAAGAANAATESRAIPLILLGVAANQQGSFARADSLLAAAIAVYDETGAAHDSTYMNAVTERGVALMHNGAYERSAAMHAHALALVDSLGL; encoded by the coding sequence ATGACCGACCTGCCGACCGCGGCAGAAGCGCACGCGCTGCTCGAGCGGGTCATCGATCTCGATCCCGGCGCGCGTGCGGCCGCGCTCGACGAAGCGTGCGCCCGCCGCCCGGAGCTCCGCTCGCGTGTCGAGGAATTGCTCCGCTTCGCCGACGAGGAGAGCACCCTCCTCGACAACGATCCAGCCATGGTCTGGGCCGCGCTCATCGACGACGACGATGAGCGCGCGGTGACCAGTGTCGGGCCCTGGCGCATCCAGCGGGAACTCGGGCGCGGCGGGATGGGTGCGGTCTACCTCGCGGAGCGCGCGGACGGTCAGTTCGAGAAGCAGGTCGCGCTCAAGCTCGTGAAGCGCGGCATGGACACGGACGAGATCCTCGCGCGTTTCCGGCTCGAGCGTCGCATCCTGGCCGGGCTCGAGCATCCGCACATCGCGCGGCTCTACGACGGCGGCGCAAGCGAGGACGGACGGCCGTACCTGGTGATGGAGCTCGTCGACGGGGAGCCGATCACGACCTGGTGCGATCGCCACTGCCTGGGCATCGACGAGCGGCTCGCGCTCTTCTGCACGATCTGCGCTGCAGTCCAGTTCGCTCACCAGAAGCTGGTCGTCCACCGCGATCTGAAGCCGTCGAACATCATGGTCGCGAAGGACGGCGCTCCGAAGCTGCTCGACTTCGGCATCGCCAGGCTGCTCACCGAGGACGAGACCTCGTCGATGACGCGGACGGGCGTCCGCGTGCTCACGCCCGAGTACGCCGCGCCCGAGCAGCTGCGCGGTGAGGCGGTGTCGACGGCGGCGGACGTGTACGCGCTGGGCGCGGTGCTCTTCGAGCTGCTGACCGGCAGCGGGCCCTTCGGTGGTGACCGGCGGACGATGGACCCGGACCGGATCGCACCCCGGCCGAGCCTGCTGGTCGGACCCGCTTCACCGGACGATCCCGTGTCGACAGCACACGCGGCTGCAGCCGCGCGCTCGACGACGCCCGCGAAGCTGCGCAGGCGCCTCGAGGGGGACCTCGACATCATCACGCTGCGTGCGCTCGATCCCGATCCGGCCCGCCGCTACGGCTCCGCGCAGCAGCTGCTCGACGACCTGGAGCGGCATCGCGCGGGGCTGCCGGTACAGGCGCGGGCGCCGACGCTCGTGTACCGCGCCCGCAAGTTCGCGCGCAGGAACCGGGCGCCGATCGTGGCCGCCGCGCTCGTAACGATCGCACTGGCAGGCGGGCTGGCCTCGACGCTGTGGCAGGCGCGCACCGCCGCACGCGAGCGCGACACTGCGGACGCCGCGCGCCGCAGCGCCGAGGAGGTGATGGCGTTTCTGCTCGGCATGTTCGACAGCGCCGACCCGCTCGGCGTGCGCACCGAGCGCACGGACACGATGCGCGTGCGCCAGCTCGTCGACCGCGGCGCCGAGCGCGTACGCACCGAGCTCGCGAATCAGCCACGACTGCAGGCGGAGATGCTCACGATGCTCGGGCGGGTGTACTCGAACCTGGGCGTGTTCGAAAGCGCCGAGGAGATGCTCGAGGAGGCCGTGCTGGCCGCCGGCGCAGCGAACGCGGCCACGGAGTCGCGGGCCATCCCGCTCATCCTGCTCGGCGTCGCGGCCAACCAGCAGGGCAGCTTTGCACGTGCCGATTCCCTGCTCGCCGCCGCGATCGCCGTCTACGATGAAACCGGTGCGGCGCACGACTCCACCTACATGAACGCCGTGACGGAACGCGGCGTCGCCCTCATGCACAACGGCGCATACGAACGGTCGGCAGCCATGCACGCGCATGCGCTCGCGCTGGTCGACTCGCTCGGCCTG
- a CDS encoding ECF-type sigma factor, translating into MQKDQSVTELLQAADSGDSAAFEQLYARTYDELRRLAHRVRQSNQQTLNTTALVHEAYLKLVPGAGLLARDRVHFFRIAARAMRQVLVDAARRRATRDRGNVLLGVDALAGSTDRLSAEVLDLENALVELETLSPRQANVVECRFFAGLSVEETAEALGVSSPTVKREWRVARAWLAQALGGGPQPHTSA; encoded by the coding sequence GTGCAAAAAGACCAGTCGGTCACCGAGCTGCTGCAGGCGGCGGACTCCGGTGACAGCGCCGCCTTCGAGCAGCTCTACGCCCGCACGTACGACGAGCTGCGCCGGCTCGCGCATCGCGTGCGGCAGTCGAATCAACAGACGCTGAACACGACGGCGCTGGTGCACGAAGCCTACCTGAAGCTCGTGCCCGGTGCGGGCCTGCTGGCCCGTGACCGCGTCCACTTCTTCCGGATCGCTGCACGCGCGATGCGGCAGGTGCTGGTCGACGCGGCGCGGCGTCGTGCGACGCGCGACCGTGGCAACGTGCTGCTCGGCGTGGACGCGCTCGCGGGCAGCACCGATCGGCTGTCCGCGGAGGTCCTCGACCTCGAGAATGCGCTGGTCGAGCTGGAAACGCTCAGTCCGCGCCAGGCGAACGTCGTGGAGTGCCGCTTCTTCGCCGGCCTGTCCGTCGAGGAGACGGCGGAAGCGCTGGGTGTGAGCTCCCCGACCGTGAAGCGGGAGTGGCGCGTGGCCCGGGCCTGGCTGGCACAGGCGCTGGGCGGCGGCCCGCAGCCGCACACCTCCGCATGA
- a CDS encoding Na+/H+ antiporter NhaC family protein → MATTSPDVPDTLPEPEEATSRPKLVRRLITGAALIGVLLLLWFFAAGEMPEEGAHIGVWSLLPALTTLVLVFVTREVVTSLFLGVAVGGIVSGRLNIVSEFLIPAIGSEQYALILLVYLWALGGLIGIWTRTGGAVAFAEWAGEKIVRGPRSAMFFAWLMGMVFHQGGTISTILAGTTVRPVTDRQRVSHEELSYIVDSTASPAATILPFNAWPLYVGGLIVGTIPLFATTEDAVGFFFGSLRYNFYGFFAVGMTLLFALGWLPWVGGKMKRARERARETGALNAPGAKPLAADELTQVRVPENYRSGKISFLLPMGTLLGVAIIPYLWVQLQGGQGTVYIAEAFGMAVLVAFGVALAKGMSLSEAVDGFIDGCKGVTIGAVILGLAVTLGYVSGQLGTAQFIVETTSSIIQPVLLPAIFMVICMAVAFSIGSSWGTYAVVFPLAMPLAWAVLPDPSYIAVCFGAVLGGAVFGDQCSPISDTTILSSLACGGDLMDHVTTQLPLALVAASLGAVASTLVAMTIV, encoded by the coding sequence ATGGCAACGACGAGCCCCGACGTTCCCGACACCCTGCCGGAACCCGAGGAAGCGACCTCGCGTCCGAAGCTCGTGCGCCGGCTCATCACCGGTGCTGCGCTGATCGGGGTGCTGCTGCTCCTCTGGTTCTTTGCGGCAGGCGAAATGCCCGAGGAGGGCGCGCACATCGGCGTCTGGAGCCTGCTGCCCGCCCTGACGACGCTGGTGCTCGTCTTCGTGACGCGCGAGGTCGTGACCTCCCTGTTCCTGGGTGTGGCCGTGGGTGGAATCGTGAGCGGCCGGTTGAACATCGTGAGCGAGTTCCTGATCCCCGCGATCGGCAGTGAGCAGTACGCCCTCATCCTGCTGGTCTATCTGTGGGCGCTGGGGGGCCTGATCGGCATCTGGACGCGCACGGGCGGGGCCGTCGCGTTTGCGGAATGGGCAGGCGAGAAGATCGTGCGTGGCCCGCGCTCCGCCATGTTCTTCGCGTGGCTGATGGGCATGGTCTTCCACCAGGGCGGCACTATTTCCACCATCCTGGCTGGGACCACGGTGCGTCCCGTGACGGACCGGCAGCGTGTCTCGCACGAGGAGCTGAGCTACATCGTCGATTCGACCGCCTCGCCGGCCGCGACGATCCTGCCGTTCAATGCATGGCCTCTTTATGTCGGCGGACTGATCGTCGGCACGATCCCGCTGTTTGCGACGACGGAAGATGCGGTCGGGTTCTTCTTCGGCTCGCTGCGCTACAACTTCTACGGCTTCTTCGCAGTCGGCATGACGCTGCTGTTCGCGCTCGGCTGGCTGCCATGGGTCGGCGGCAAGATGAAGCGGGCGCGGGAGCGTGCACGCGAGACGGGCGCACTGAACGCGCCCGGCGCCAAGCCGCTCGCCGCCGACGAGCTGACGCAGGTGCGCGTGCCGGAGAACTACAGGAGCGGCAAGATCTCCTTCCTGCTGCCGATGGGCACGCTGCTCGGTGTCGCGATCATCCCGTACCTGTGGGTGCAGCTCCAGGGCGGACAGGGGACGGTCTACATTGCCGAGGCGTTCGGCATGGCCGTGCTGGTTGCGTTCGGCGTCGCACTGGCCAAGGGCATGTCGTTGTCGGAGGCGGTGGACGGGTTCATCGACGGCTGCAAGGGCGTCACGATCGGCGCCGTCATCCTCGGCCTCGCCGTCACGCTCGGCTACGTCTCCGGCCAGCTCGGGACCGCGCAGTTCATCGTGGAGACGACCAGCAGCATCATCCAGCCCGTGCTGCTGCCGGCGATCTTCATGGTGATCTGCATGGCGGTCGCGTTCTCGATCGGGTCTTCGTGGGGCACATACGCAGTGGTGTTCCCGCTCGCGATGCCGCTCGCCTGGGCGGTGCTGCCCGACCCGTCCTACATCGCCGTGTGCTTCGGTGCGGTGCTCGGCGGCGCGGTGTTCGGCGACCAGTGCTCGCCGATCTCGGATACGACGATCCTTTCGTCGCTGGCATGTGGCGGCGACCTGATGGATCACGTCACGACGCAGCTTCCGCTCGCGCTCGTCGCGGCGAGCCTCGGCGCCGTGGCATCCACGCTCGTTGCAATGACGATCGTGTAA
- a CDS encoding AAA family ATPase gives MTDTLADLELLMKSRQGLIVLDTIEEERVLTLLRLLADRMTLPLFQWSRTRGLRRDGNENAVYGTTDPAQALAHVGSSTVHGLYYLAGVEPLLQDSGYAERLREIATQLSQQPGAIVLSGVALELPEALRRLSATVELPAPDTAEFRRLMQRILRDVNHGQSGVQLTTEEENRLLEGLRGLTLLEAEKVLTRAIVEDGRLTADDIAHVIRAKKEIVEREGVLEYYPAEEALGAVAGLEGLKDWLSKRTHIIRSPKKAAEFGLSFPRGLLLIGVPGCGKSLSARAVAHEWGLPLLRLDPGALYNKYIGETEKNFRRACDVAEKVAPCVLFIDEIEKAFAGNGSGEDGGVSQRVFGSFLSWLQDRKAPVFTVATANDVQRLPPELLRKGRFDEVFFVDLPDTATRRQIVQLHLQRRNQDPAQFDLDAIADATEEFSGAELEQVIVAALYSAFAAQQPLSTAALLTEARSTRPLARVMSEKVAALRAWARERTVPAN, from the coding sequence ATGACCGACACGCTCGCCGATCTCGAGCTGCTGATGAAGTCCCGCCAGGGGCTCATCGTGCTGGATACCATCGAAGAGGAGCGCGTGCTCACGCTGCTCCGGCTGCTGGCCGACCGGATGACGCTGCCGCTGTTCCAGTGGTCGCGCACGAGGGGGCTGCGTCGCGACGGCAACGAGAATGCGGTCTACGGCACCACGGATCCGGCCCAGGCACTCGCGCACGTCGGCTCGTCCACCGTCCACGGGCTCTACTATCTCGCGGGCGTCGAGCCCCTGCTGCAGGACAGCGGCTACGCCGAGCGGCTGCGGGAGATCGCCACGCAGCTGTCGCAGCAGCCGGGAGCGATCGTTCTGAGCGGCGTCGCACTGGAGCTGCCGGAAGCGCTGCGTCGCCTGTCGGCCACGGTGGAGCTGCCTGCGCCGGACACGGCAGAGTTCAGGCGCCTGATGCAGCGCATCCTGCGCGACGTGAATCACGGCCAGTCGGGGGTGCAGCTCACGACCGAGGAGGAGAACCGACTGCTCGAGGGCTTGCGCGGTTTGACATTGCTGGAAGCGGAGAAGGTGCTGACACGCGCGATCGTGGAGGACGGCCGGCTCACGGCAGACGACATCGCCCACGTGATCCGCGCAAAGAAGGAGATCGTGGAGCGGGAGGGTGTGCTCGAGTATTACCCGGCGGAGGAGGCGCTGGGTGCGGTCGCCGGGCTCGAAGGTCTGAAGGACTGGCTGTCCAAGCGCACGCACATCATCCGCTCACCGAAGAAGGCTGCGGAATTCGGTCTCTCGTTTCCCAGGGGATTGCTGCTGATCGGCGTGCCGGGTTGCGGCAAGAGCCTTTCGGCGCGCGCGGTTGCCCACGAATGGGGGCTCCCGCTCCTGCGACTGGACCCGGGCGCGCTCTACAACAAGTACATCGGCGAGACGGAGAAGAACTTCCGGCGCGCGTGCGACGTCGCCGAGAAGGTGGCGCCGTGCGTGCTCTTCATCGACGAGATCGAAAAGGCGTTCGCGGGCAATGGCAGCGGTGAGGATGGCGGCGTGTCGCAGCGCGTGTTCGGCTCCTTCCTCTCCTGGCTGCAGGACCGCAAGGCGCCGGTGTTCACCGTGGCAACGGCCAACGACGTGCAGCGGCTGCCGCCGGAGCTGCTCCGCAAGGGGCGCTTCGACGAGGTGTTCTTCGTCGATCTGCCGGACACCGCCACGCGACGCCAGATCGTGCAGCTCCACCTGCAGCGCCGGAACCAGGACCCGGCGCAGTTCGACCTTGACGCGATCGCCGACGCCACCGAGGAGTTCAGCGGCGCGGAGCTCGAGCAGGTGATCGTGGCCGCGCTGTACTCCGCATTTGCCGCGCAGCAGCCGCTCTCCACGGCGGCGCTGCTCACCGAGGCACGGAGCACGCGGCCGCTCGCCCGGGTCATGAGCGAGAAGGTTGCGGCGCTGCGGGCCTGGGCCCGCGAGCGCACCGTTCCGGCGAACTGA